A single genomic interval of Streptomyces sp. BA2 harbors:
- a CDS encoding NACHT domain-containing protein produces the protein MVEASTLGARIASGVVVPLIKKLFVADQPGAALVEKPVKISSFVSFSGEKRSVTPKDVEKVAAELVRRALKAAGPHEQPIDPAEALAVKNALARSLAALGTITIEDYEAVALGPEGFAGALRSNAGGVVISFGLSGSAELFYDQLLHTASLHILNFFSQRSTFIARQQVAQTQQLARIAQTIDILLDRLPSQTAEDAAFEARYATHIAERHGTLTIYGLDAGTSEWPLDTAYLSLEATRERSGPGLGGSGLHVPAEQVLAQHDQVLLRGVAGSGKTTLVQWLAVTAANRTYEHGLTHLIGRVPFVLPMRRILRPGAELPIPGNFLEAVACPVAGEQPPGWVERVLRARRGVLLVDGIDEIAGDRRESARRWLRELARTFPGNLWLVTSRPSAVPEQWLTAAGFNELTLSPMSRHDVATFVRRWHSAAGADESTGVSLLQAVRTTTELNRLATNPLMCGMLCALHRDRNGFLPEDRKSLYEAALSMMLERRDRERGLDDPGGVRIPYATQIQLLQRLAWWLIRNSRSEMDRSDALHIITQALPSLNLSSDAEEIYTSLLLRSGLLREPADGRVDFLHRTFQDYLGSRLAVQELDFDLLLNNADKDQWEDVVLLAIAHARPKEAEQMLRRLVERGTPRGKLLAAAGLPYAAEVAPAVRSFVEVGVQLLVPPGSSADAEELAQAGGELVLSLLPSSEGLDDRTARHVVRTACELGSDTALHFLTQFRAHPSMDVQRTLAASWPRFDRELYAREILAHLPRQARVTVRDTGDLHALRSIGGWADIQVVGAYRVEDLTDLIVRERLTRLSLEASHPVEGLAWLSAFPNLRRVDVTSEVTEAVALQVPGRIELITPPPWRS, from the coding sequence ATGGTCGAAGCCAGCACGCTAGGCGCCCGTATCGCGTCCGGTGTCGTCGTGCCGCTCATCAAGAAGCTCTTCGTGGCGGACCAGCCGGGCGCGGCCCTGGTCGAGAAGCCGGTGAAGATCTCCTCGTTCGTCTCGTTCAGCGGGGAGAAACGCAGCGTCACGCCCAAGGACGTCGAGAAGGTCGCCGCCGAGCTCGTCCGCAGGGCTCTCAAAGCCGCCGGCCCCCATGAACAGCCCATCGACCCGGCAGAAGCCCTCGCCGTCAAGAACGCCCTCGCCCGCTCCCTCGCCGCGCTCGGCACCATCACCATCGAGGACTACGAAGCCGTCGCCCTGGGGCCGGAAGGCTTCGCGGGGGCCCTGCGGTCCAACGCGGGCGGTGTCGTCATCTCTTTCGGCCTCAGCGGAAGCGCCGAGCTGTTCTACGACCAGCTCCTCCACACCGCATCGCTCCACATCCTCAACTTCTTCTCCCAGCGCTCCACCTTCATCGCCCGCCAACAGGTCGCCCAGACCCAGCAGTTGGCCCGCATCGCCCAGACCATCGACATCCTTCTCGACCGGCTCCCCTCCCAGACCGCCGAGGACGCCGCCTTCGAAGCCCGTTACGCCACCCACATCGCCGAGCGCCACGGCACCCTCACCATCTACGGCCTCGACGCCGGTACCAGCGAGTGGCCCCTCGACACCGCCTACCTCAGCCTCGAAGCGACCCGCGAGCGCTCCGGGCCCGGCCTCGGCGGCAGCGGGCTGCACGTGCCCGCCGAGCAGGTCCTCGCGCAGCACGACCAGGTCCTGCTGCGCGGCGTCGCCGGGTCCGGCAAGACCACCCTGGTCCAGTGGCTCGCCGTGACGGCGGCGAACCGGACGTACGAGCACGGCCTTACGCATCTCATCGGGCGCGTGCCGTTCGTCCTGCCGATGCGGCGGATCCTGCGGCCGGGGGCCGAGCTGCCCATTCCGGGGAACTTCCTGGAGGCCGTCGCCTGCCCGGTCGCGGGCGAGCAGCCGCCCGGCTGGGTCGAACGCGTCCTGCGCGCCCGGCGCGGCGTACTCCTCGTCGACGGGATAGATGAAATCGCCGGTGATCGGCGGGAAAGCGCCCGCCGTTGGCTGCGTGAGCTGGCGCGGACCTTTCCCGGCAACCTGTGGCTCGTCACCTCACGCCCCTCCGCCGTCCCCGAGCAGTGGCTGACCGCCGCCGGCTTCAACGAACTCACGCTCTCGCCGATGTCCCGCCACGACGTCGCCACGTTCGTACGCCGCTGGCACAGCGCGGCCGGGGCCGACGAGTCCACCGGGGTGTCCCTGCTCCAGGCCGTACGGACCACGACCGAGCTGAACCGCCTCGCGACCAACCCCCTGATGTGCGGGATGCTCTGCGCCCTGCACCGCGACCGGAACGGCTTCCTGCCCGAGGACAGGAAGTCGCTCTACGAGGCCGCGCTCTCCATGATGCTCGAACGGCGCGACAGGGAGCGGGGGTTGGACGACCCGGGCGGGGTTCGGATTCCGTACGCCACGCAGATCCAGCTCCTTCAGCGGCTCGCGTGGTGGCTGATCCGCAACAGCCGTTCGGAGATGGACCGTTCGGACGCGCTGCACATCATCACGCAGGCTCTCCCCTCCCTGAATCTGAGCAGCGACGCGGAGGAGATCTACACCTCGCTCCTGCTGCGGTCCGGTCTGCTGCGTGAACCCGCCGACGGACGCGTCGACTTCCTCCACCGGACGTTCCAGGACTACCTCGGCTCCCGCCTCGCCGTTCAGGAACTGGACTTCGATCTGCTCCTGAACAACGCGGACAAGGACCAGTGGGAGGACGTCGTCCTCCTCGCCATCGCCCACGCCCGCCCGAAAGAGGCCGAGCAGATGCTGCGGCGGCTCGTCGAGCGGGGCACCCCGCGCGGCAAGCTCCTCGCGGCGGCCGGGCTGCCGTACGCGGCGGAGGTGGCCCCCGCGGTCCGTTCGTTCGTGGAGGTCGGGGTGCAGCTGCTCGTGCCGCCGGGATCCAGCGCGGACGCCGAGGAACTGGCGCAGGCCGGCGGCGAACTGGTGCTCTCGCTGCTGCCCTCCTCCGAGGGTCTGGACGACCGCACGGCCCGCCATGTGGTGCGTACGGCATGCGAGTTGGGCAGCGATACCGCACTGCACTTCCTGACCCAGTTCCGCGCGCACCCGAGCATGGACGTCCAGCGGACCCTCGCCGCCTCCTGGCCCCGTTTCGACCGCGAGCTCTACGCCCGCGAGATTCTCGCGCACCTGCCCCGTCAGGCCCGCGTCACCGTGCGCGACACCGGAGACCTGCACGCCCTGCGCTCCATCGGCGGCTGGGCGGACATCCAGGTCGTCGGCGCCTACCGCGTCGAGGACCTGACCGACCTGATCGTGCGCGAGCGGCTCACCCGGCTCAGCCTGGAGGCGTCCCATCCCGTCGAAGGGCTGGCCTGGCTCTCCGCCTTCCCGAACCTCAGAAGGGTCGATGTGACCTCTGAGGTGACCGAGGCGGTCGCGCTGCAGGTCCCGGGTCGGATCGAGCTCATCACCCCACCACCGTGGAGGAGTTGA
- a CDS encoding BlaI/MecI/CopY family transcriptional regulator — MPRPLGELEDSVMTRVWKWNRPVTVREVLEDLQQERSIAYTTVMTVLDNLHQKGWVRREAEGRAYRYEAVSTRAAYAAALMNEAWSQSDNPAAALVAFFGMMSAEQREALSDAMRIVGPDSQALATQALATQAPENPGEAEPEAER, encoded by the coding sequence GTGCCTCGTCCCTTGGGAGAACTCGAAGACTCAGTCATGACACGGGTGTGGAAGTGGAACCGCCCCGTGACCGTTCGAGAAGTCCTGGAAGACCTTCAGCAGGAACGGTCCATCGCGTACACCACCGTCATGACCGTTTTGGACAATCTTCATCAGAAGGGCTGGGTGCGCCGTGAAGCGGAAGGCCGTGCCTATCGATATGAGGCGGTCTCCACTCGGGCCGCCTACGCCGCCGCACTGATGAACGAAGCATGGTCGCAGAGCGACAACCCCGCCGCCGCTCTCGTCGCGTTCTTCGGGATGATGTCGGCGGAACAGCGCGAAGCGCTCAGTGACGCGATGCGGATCGTGGGCCCGGACTCTCAAGCCCTCGCCACTCAAGCCCTCGCCACTCAAGCCCCGGAGAACCCCGGCGAGGCGGAGCCCGAAGCAGAGCGATAG
- a CDS encoding PPOX class F420-dependent oxidoreductase, with translation MTTESNFDPHALLTQSTLGVLATIKSDGRPQLSPVMPSYDRSAGVIRVSTTAKTAKIANLRRDPRAALEVTSPDGRSWATAEGTVTITGPGTDPQGPEVQALVDYYRAAAGEHPNWDEYRAVMVSDHRVLITMTVDNVYGTRLN, from the coding sequence ATGACGACAGAATCAAACTTCGACCCCCACGCCCTCCTCACCCAAAGCACCCTCGGCGTGCTGGCCACGATCAAGTCCGACGGCCGCCCCCAGCTCTCGCCCGTCATGCCGTCGTACGACCGCTCCGCGGGCGTCATCCGCGTATCGACGACCGCGAAGACAGCGAAGATCGCGAACCTGCGTCGTGACCCCCGCGCCGCGCTGGAGGTGACAAGCCCCGATGGCCGTTCCTGGGCCACCGCCGAGGGCACGGTCACGATCACCGGACCCGGGACCGACCCGCAGGGCCCCGAGGTCCAGGCCCTGGTGGACTACTACCGTGCCGCCGCAGGCGAGCACCCGAACTGGGACGAGTACCGCGCGGTCATGGTGTCCGACCACCGGGTGCTGATCACGATGACGGTCGACAACGTGTACGGCACGAGGCTCAACTAG
- a CDS encoding ATP-dependent Clp protease ATP-binding subunit, with protein sequence MFERFTDRARRVVVLAQEEARMLNHNYIGTEHILLGLIHEGEGVAAKALESLGISLEAVRQQVEEIIGQGQQAPSGHIPFTPRAKKVLELSLREALQLGHNYIGTEHILLGLIREGEGVAAQVLVKLGADLNRVRQQVIQLLSGYQGKETATAGGPAEGTPSTSLVLDQFGRNLTQAARESKLDPVIGREKEIERVMQVLSRRTKNNPVLIGEPGVGKTAVVEGLAQAIVKGEVPETLKDKHLYTLDLGALVAGSRYRGDFEERLKKVLKEIRTRGDIILFIDELHTLVGAGAAEGAIDAASILKPMLARGELQTIGATTLDEYRKHLEKDAALERRFQPIQVAEPSLPHTIEILKGLRDRYEAHHRVSITDEALVQAATLADRYISDRFLPDKAIDLIDEAGSRMRIRRMTAPPDLREFDEKIAGVRRDKESAIDSQDFEKAASLRDKEKQLLAAKAKREKEWKAGDMDVVAEVDGELIAEVLATATGIPVFKLTEEESSRLLRMEDELHKRVIGQKDAIKALSQAIRRTRAGLKDPKRPGGSFIFAGPSGVGKTELSKTLAEFLFGDEDALISLDMSEFSEKHTVSRLFGSPPGYVGYEEGGQLTEKVRRKPFSVVLFDEVEKAHPDIFNSLLQILEDGRLTDSQGRVVDFKNTVIIMTTNLGTRDISKGFNLGFAASGDVKTNYERMKTKVNDELKQHFRPEFLNRVDDTVVFHQLTEEDIIQIVDLMLAKVDERLKDRDMGIELSGDAKKLLAKKGYDPVMGARPLRRTIQREIEDILSEKILFGELRPGHIVVVGTEGEGEEAKFTFRGEEKAALPDVPPIEQAAGGAGPNLSKEA encoded by the coding sequence ATGTTCGAGAGGTTCACCGACCGCGCGCGGCGGGTTGTCGTCCTGGCTCAGGAAGAAGCCCGGATGCTCAACCACAACTACATCGGCACCGAGCACATCCTCCTGGGCTTGATCCACGAGGGCGAGGGTGTCGCCGCTAAGGCCCTGGAGAGCCTCGGGATTTCGCTCGAGGCGGTCCGCCAGCAGGTGGAGGAGATCATCGGTCAGGGCCAGCAGGCCCCGTCCGGGCACATCCCCTTCACCCCCCGTGCCAAGAAGGTCCTGGAGCTTTCGCTCCGCGAGGCCCTTCAGCTGGGCCACAACTACATCGGCACGGAGCACATCCTGCTCGGCCTGATCCGCGAGGGCGAGGGCGTCGCCGCCCAGGTCCTCGTGAAGCTGGGCGCCGATCTCAACCGGGTGCGGCAGCAGGTCATCCAGCTGCTCTCCGGATACCAGGGCAAGGAGACCGCCACCGCAGGCGGTCCTGCGGAGGGCACGCCTTCCACGTCCCTGGTGCTCGACCAGTTCGGCCGGAATCTCACCCAGGCCGCTCGTGAGTCCAAGCTCGACCCGGTCATCGGGCGCGAGAAGGAGATCGAGCGGGTCATGCAGGTGCTGTCCCGCCGTACGAAGAACAACCCCGTGCTCATCGGCGAGCCCGGCGTCGGCAAGACCGCCGTCGTCGAGGGCCTGGCGCAGGCCATCGTCAAGGGCGAGGTGCCCGAGACCCTCAAGGACAAGCACCTCTACACCCTGGACCTGGGCGCGCTCGTCGCCGGTTCGCGCTACCGCGGTGACTTCGAGGAGCGCCTGAAGAAGGTCCTCAAGGAGATCCGCACCCGCGGCGACATCATCCTGTTCATCGACGAGCTCCACACCCTGGTGGGTGCGGGCGCCGCCGAGGGCGCGATCGACGCCGCGAGCATCCTCAAGCCCATGCTGGCGCGAGGCGAGCTGCAGACCATCGGTGCCACGACGCTGGACGAGTACCGCAAGCACCTGGAGAAGGACGCGGCCCTCGAGCGCCGCTTCCAGCCCATCCAGGTCGCGGAGCCGTCCCTGCCGCACACCATCGAGATCCTCAAGGGTCTGCGCGACCGTTACGAGGCCCACCACAGGGTCTCCATCACGGACGAGGCGCTGGTCCAGGCCGCCACCCTGGCCGACCGGTACATCTCGGACCGCTTCCTGCCGGACAAGGCGATCGACCTGATCGACGAGGCCGGTTCCCGGATGCGCATCCGCCGGATGACCGCGCCGCCGGACCTCCGCGAGTTCGACGAGAAGATCGCGGGTGTCCGCCGCGACAAGGAGTCCGCGATCGACTCGCAGGACTTCGAGAAGGCCGCCTCTCTGCGCGACAAGGAGAAGCAGCTCCTCGCGGCGAAGGCCAAGCGCGAGAAGGAGTGGAAGGCCGGCGACATGGACGTCGTCGCCGAGGTCGACGGCGAGCTCATCGCCGAGGTCCTCGCGACGGCCACCGGCATTCCGGTCTTCAAGCTGACCGAGGAGGAGTCCTCGCGTCTGCTGCGCATGGAGGACGAGCTCCACAAGCGCGTCATCGGCCAGAAGGACGCCATCAAGGCGCTTTCACAGGCGATTCGTCGTACGCGTGCGGGTCTGAAGGACCCGAAGCGTCCCGGTGGCTCGTTCATCTTCGCCGGCCCGTCCGGTGTCGGTAAGACGGAGCTTTCCAAGACGCTCGCCGAATTCCTCTTCGGTGACGAGGACGCCCTGATCTCCCTCGACATGTCGGAGTTCAGTGAGAAGCACACGGTCTCGCGTCTCTTCGGTTCGCCGCCCGGATATGTCGGTTACGAAGAGGGCGGTCAGCTGACGGAGAAGGTCCGCCGCAAGCCGTTCTCGGTCGTCCTCTTCGACGAGGTCGAGAAGGCCCACCCGGATATCTTCAACTCTCTGTTGCAGATCCTGGAGGACGGTCGCCTGACCGACTCCCAGGGCCGGGTCGTGGACTTCAAGAACACGGTCATCATCATGACGACCAACCTCGGCACGCGTGACATCTCCAAGGGCTTCAACCTCGGATTCGCCGCGTCGGGTGACGTCAAGACGAACTACGAGCGCATGAAGACCAAGGTCAACGACGAGCTGAAGCAGCACTTCCGCCCGGAGTTCCTGAACCGTGTCGACGACACGGTGGTCTTCCACCAGCTCACCGAGGAAGACATCATCCAGATCGTCGACCTCATGCTCGCCAAGGTGGACGAGCGTCTGAAGGACCGCGACATGGGCATCGAGCTCAGCGGTGACGCGAAGAAGCTCCTGGCCAAGAAGGGTTACGACCCGGTCATGGGCGCCCGGCCGCTGCGCCGGACGATCCAGCGCGAGATCGAGGACATCCTGTCGGAGAAGATCCTCTTCGGCGAGCTCCGTCCCGGCCACATCGTGGTCGTCGGCACGGAGGGTGAGGGCGAGGAAGCCAAGTTCACCTTCCGCGGCGAGGAGAAGGCGGCGCTTCCGGATGTCCCGCCGATCGAGCAGGCCGCTGGTGGCGCGGGGCCTAACCTGAGCAAGGAGGCGTAG
- a CDS encoding NACHT domain-containing protein, which yields MEPVVRIPSTLAAPLVQRLIRLPPAQPPSTPDLIAALTTWRGADAPATPDDVHRAAADFVHLAAEAHSAPTTELASVVDVLTRTLLAIGELDLTDVDAVRLGPQDYARRLRGAVQGADRALSPGAAWFHDELLVAVCLHVLYHFVRRSPHIQRHMAERASRIRQLIDLNDAEAAARQPERSEEDRDFEAAYAEEVVRQHGWLTIVGVDLANAPDRWALEDTYLSLEAEESSGSGVPGEPRTVLLADRALEGHERVLLRGVAGSGKTTLVQWLAVAAAREGARVPFVLPVRRFAREGFPAPDEFLHAIRHPLADQAPEGWVVRTLLAGRAMLLVDGIDEAPEATRGDLRNQLRRLLRIFSGNGCLVTSRPSAVEDGWLAQERLAEEGFKELSLAPMSRDQVTRFIHDWHAAAMSDEQCKEQADRDKLREYEQRLLHSVRIYRELRQLATNPLMCGLICALNRDRSGSLPKGRKELYDAALEMLLQRRDPERDVLYADDVRLQQGPRELLLRKLAHAMVEEGVSELPRERVVAILDGALPAIPSARAEGDGEKIFRHLLHRTGLLREQSGLSVDFIHRTFQDYLAAKEIVARGQFRTLVEHAHRAEWEEVIRMAAAHARPEECADFLERLLAAAPNLRRPHVNHRRLMAAACLEHVTELDPAVQQLVHDRTKNLVRPTTELAARSLGWVGPIVLEQLPDPEQVPSDQQALLLAITATRVQDDAAIDYLARLRHRSALAIRLELARPWRHFDTERYAREIIAHLDPVGLYFPVSDTAELAALRHLGGRPWIQVVGVIRTEELLDGLEHEQLTHLWVTAELADTDMSWLTRFPNLSVLRVNPRLPRVRNVPEGITITS from the coding sequence ATGGAGCCCGTTGTCCGCATCCCCTCGACCCTCGCCGCACCCCTGGTACAACGGCTCATCCGGCTGCCTCCCGCGCAGCCGCCCAGCACGCCCGACCTGATCGCCGCCCTCACCACCTGGCGCGGCGCCGACGCCCCGGCGACACCGGACGACGTGCACCGCGCCGCCGCGGACTTCGTCCACCTGGCCGCCGAGGCGCACTCCGCCCCGACGACCGAACTCGCCTCTGTCGTCGACGTGTTGACCCGCACTCTCCTCGCCATCGGTGAACTGGACCTCACGGACGTGGACGCCGTGCGCCTGGGCCCGCAGGACTACGCACGGCGCCTCCGCGGCGCCGTGCAGGGCGCGGACCGCGCCCTGTCCCCCGGCGCGGCGTGGTTCCACGACGAGCTGCTCGTCGCCGTGTGCCTGCACGTCCTGTACCACTTCGTACGGCGCTCCCCGCACATCCAGCGGCACATGGCCGAGCGCGCCAGCCGCATCCGCCAGCTCATCGACCTGAACGACGCGGAGGCCGCGGCCCGCCAGCCCGAACGCTCCGAGGAGGACCGGGACTTCGAGGCCGCGTACGCCGAAGAGGTCGTACGTCAGCACGGCTGGCTCACCATCGTCGGCGTGGACCTGGCCAACGCGCCGGACCGCTGGGCCCTGGAGGACACCTACCTCAGCCTGGAGGCCGAGGAGAGCAGCGGAAGCGGCGTACCGGGCGAGCCGCGGACCGTGCTGCTCGCCGACCGGGCCCTGGAGGGGCACGAGCGGGTGCTGCTGCGCGGCGTCGCCGGCTCGGGCAAGACGACCCTCGTCCAGTGGCTCGCCGTGGCCGCGGCGCGCGAGGGCGCCCGCGTGCCCTTCGTCCTGCCCGTACGCCGCTTCGCCCGCGAGGGCTTTCCCGCACCGGACGAGTTCCTGCACGCCATCCGCCACCCGCTGGCCGACCAGGCCCCGGAGGGCTGGGTCGTGCGCACCCTCCTCGCGGGCCGCGCCATGCTCCTGGTCGACGGGATCGACGAGGCCCCGGAAGCGACCCGCGGCGACCTGCGCAACCAGCTGCGCCGCCTCCTTCGCATCTTCTCCGGCAACGGCTGCCTGGTGACGTCCCGCCCCTCCGCCGTCGAGGACGGCTGGCTCGCCCAGGAGCGCCTCGCCGAAGAGGGCTTCAAGGAACTCTCCCTCGCGCCGATGTCACGCGACCAGGTCACCCGCTTCATCCACGACTGGCACGCGGCCGCGATGAGCGACGAGCAGTGCAAGGAGCAGGCGGACCGCGACAAGCTGCGGGAGTACGAACAGCGCCTCCTGCACTCCGTGCGCATCTACCGCGAGCTGCGCCAGCTCGCCACCAACCCCCTGATGTGCGGCCTGATATGCGCCCTCAACCGCGACCGCTCCGGCTCGCTCCCCAAAGGCCGCAAGGAGCTGTACGACGCGGCCCTCGAAATGCTCCTCCAGCGCCGCGACCCCGAGCGCGATGTCCTGTACGCCGATGATGTGCGGCTCCAGCAAGGGCCCCGGGAGCTGCTCCTGCGCAAGCTGGCCCACGCGATGGTGGAGGAGGGCGTATCGGAGCTGCCGCGCGAGCGCGTGGTCGCCATCCTGGACGGCGCGCTGCCCGCCATCCCCTCCGCACGCGCCGAGGGCGACGGCGAGAAGATCTTCCGTCATCTGCTGCACCGCACGGGGCTGCTGCGCGAACAGTCGGGCCTCTCGGTGGACTTCATCCACCGCACCTTCCAGGACTATCTGGCCGCCAAGGAGATAGTGGCCCGCGGTCAGTTCCGCACCCTCGTCGAGCACGCGCACCGCGCCGAGTGGGAGGAGGTCATCCGCATGGCCGCCGCCCACGCACGGCCCGAGGAGTGCGCCGACTTCCTCGAACGGCTCCTGGCCGCGGCCCCGAACCTGCGCCGCCCGCACGTGAACCACCGGCGCCTGATGGCCGCGGCCTGCCTGGAGCACGTCACCGAGCTCGACCCGGCGGTGCAGCAGCTCGTACACGACCGCACGAAGAACCTCGTGCGCCCCACGACGGAACTGGCCGCCCGCAGCCTCGGCTGGGTCGGCCCCATCGTCCTTGAGCAGCTGCCGGACCCCGAGCAGGTGCCGAGCGACCAGCAGGCGCTCCTCCTGGCGATCACGGCGACCCGCGTCCAGGACGACGCCGCCATCGACTACCTCGCCCGCCTGCGCCACCGCTCGGCGCTGGCCATCCGGTTGGAACTGGCCCGCCCGTGGCGGCACTTCGACACCGAGCGGTACGCACGCGAGATCATCGCCCACCTCGACCCGGTCGGCCTGTACTTCCCCGTGTCCGACACCGCCGAGCTCGCGGCGCTGCGGCATCTCGGCGGGCGGCCGTGGATCCAGGTCGTGGGCGTCATACGCACCGAGGAACTCCTGGACGGCCTGGAACACGAGCAGCTCACCCACCTGTGGGTCACCGCGGAACTGGCCGACACAGACATGTCATGGCTCACACGCTTCCCAAACCTGAGCGTGCTCAGGGTCAACCCCCGCCTCCCCCGCGTACGGAACGTACCGGAGGGAATCACGATCACGTCGTAG
- a CDS encoding SCO3374 family protein, translating to MAFTVPQPRVPVEQSDPVRQWYENELGWATDDHGPGLPVRLLTGLRFDVLRLPAEAGFAALRHLGPKAPVALRGESMRLFVAAGSADELPGLLEWLEWGGIPLDLTAIGAGGRIDAPTPPGWSGSQGAAVWLRPPEPGCEVEPTLPALPSLSCVGGGTVPHSDPAVGSGLVRLVDTAATQCHRVRLRRTRRQPLAFS from the coding sequence ATGGCCTTCACCGTTCCCCAGCCCCGTGTACCGGTCGAGCAGAGCGACCCGGTGCGGCAGTGGTACGAGAACGAACTCGGCTGGGCGACGGACGACCACGGCCCCGGACTGCCGGTGCGGCTCCTGACGGGGCTCCGCTTCGACGTACTGCGGCTGCCCGCCGAGGCCGGCTTCGCCGCGCTGCGCCACCTCGGGCCGAAGGCTCCGGTGGCCCTGCGGGGAGAATCGATGCGGCTCTTCGTGGCCGCGGGGAGCGCAGACGAGCTGCCGGGGCTCCTGGAGTGGCTGGAGTGGGGTGGCATCCCCCTGGACCTCACGGCCATCGGTGCGGGCGGACGGATCGACGCGCCCACGCCTCCGGGGTGGTCCGGCTCGCAGGGGGCCGCCGTATGGCTGCGACCCCCAGAGCCCGGGTGCGAGGTGGAGCCGACGCTGCCGGCACTGCCGTCCCTGTCGTGCGTGGGGGGTGGCACCGTGCCCCACAGCGACCCCGCCGTGGGCTCCGGTCTCGTACGACTTGTGGACACGGCGGCAACGCAGTGCCACCGGGTCCGGTTGCGACGGACCCGTCGTCAGCCGTTGGCCTTCTCGTAG
- a CDS encoding Lsr2 dimerization domain-containing protein, whose product MAQKVQVLLVDDLDGGEADETVTFALDGKSYEIDLTTSNADKLRGLLEPYLKGGRRTGGRGSAGRGKARAAAASGSQDTAAIRAWAKDNGFEVNDRGRVPASIREAYEKANG is encoded by the coding sequence GTGGCACAGAAGGTTCAGGTCCTTCTTGTCGATGACCTCGACGGCGGCGAGGCAGACGAGACCGTGACGTTTGCGCTGGACGGCAAGTCGTACGAGATCGACCTCACCACGTCGAACGCGGACAAGCTCCGCGGTCTCCTTGAGCCTTACCTCAAGGGTGGTCGTCGTACCGGTGGCCGTGGTTCGGCCGGGCGCGGCAAAGCCCGTGCCGCTGCCGCGAGCGGCAGTCAGGACACCGCGGCGATCCGCGCCTGGGCGAAGGACAACGGTTTCGAGGTCAACGACCGCGGCCGCGTTCCCGCGTCCATCCGCGAGGCCTACGAGAAGGCCAACGGCTGA
- a CDS encoding amino-acid N-acetyltransferase, with product MPAEPPELSAKAVSVRRARTADVPVVRNLLDSYARQGILLDKATVALYESIQEFWVAERDDNAEVVGCGALHVMWEDLAEVRTLAVNPDVKGAGVGHQVLGKLLQTARWLGVRRVFCLTFEVDFFAKHGFVEIGETPVDGDVYSELLRSKDEGVAEFLGLERVKPNTLGNSRMLLHL from the coding sequence ATGCCAGCGGAACCCCCTGAACTCAGCGCTAAAGCAGTCTCCGTACGCCGGGCGCGCACCGCCGATGTGCCGGTCGTACGCAACCTCCTCGACTCCTACGCCCGTCAGGGGATCCTGCTCGACAAAGCGACGGTCGCCCTTTACGAGTCCATCCAGGAGTTCTGGGTGGCGGAACGCGACGACAACGCCGAGGTCGTCGGCTGCGGGGCCCTGCACGTGATGTGGGAAGACCTCGCGGAAGTGCGCACTCTCGCGGTGAACCCCGACGTCAAGGGCGCCGGAGTGGGTCATCAGGTGTTGGGGAAGTTGCTGCAGACCGCTCGCTGGCTCGGTGTCCGGCGGGTTTTCTGTCTCACCTTCGAAGTCGACTTCTTCGCGAAGCACGGCTTCGTGGAGATCGGTGAGACGCCTGTCGACGGAGATGTCTACAGCGAGCTGCTGCGTTCCAAAGACGAGGGTGTCGCGGAGTTCCTCGGCCTCGAACGAGTGAAACCGAACACCTTGGGCAACAGCCGGATGCTTCTGCATCTGTGA
- a CDS encoding DUF1062 domain-containing protein, translating to MLNRWVVMPTCLPTVLRRCHACASRRFRANGKFRVNANHKLLDAWLLVLCTACGETAKLTVLERANVRSVPAGLLDRMHGNDPVLAGELLQDPVLRRRNHIALDWGGAWRLDTGGSDHLGREVIDVSVRFAARIPVRPTRLIAEGCGLSRAEVERLVVEGKLVSAVRLSGKLSGDFTFTLKR from the coding sequence GTGCTCAATCGCTGGGTGGTCATGCCCACCTGCCTGCCTACCGTTCTCCGCCGTTGCCACGCCTGCGCGTCCCGGCGCTTCCGGGCGAACGGCAAGTTTCGCGTCAACGCGAACCACAAGCTCCTCGACGCCTGGCTCCTCGTGCTCTGTACCGCTTGCGGGGAAACCGCGAAGCTCACAGTTCTGGAGCGGGCGAACGTGCGCTCCGTACCTGCCGGGCTGCTGGACCGGATGCACGGCAACGACCCTGTCCTGGCGGGTGAGTTGCTTCAGGACCCCGTTCTGCGGCGTCGTAATCACATCGCCCTTGATTGGGGCGGCGCCTGGCGTCTCGACACCGGCGGGTCGGATCACCTGGGCCGTGAGGTGATCGACGTCTCGGTCCGCTTCGCGGCGCGGATTCCCGTCCGGCCGACGCGGCTGATCGCCGAGGGCTGTGGTCTTTCGCGGGCCGAGGTCGAGAGGCTGGTCGTGGAGGGGAAGCTCGTCTCGGCGGTCCGGCTGAGCGGCAAGCTCTCCGGCGACTTCACCTTCACGCTCAAGCGCTGA